ATATTAATGTGCTGGCTAAGCGCTTCAAAAGCTTTGTAACCATCTAAAACCATCATAGCTGTAGTAATATCTGTTTGTGATCCCACAGTAGATAAAACTCCTCTACTTTTAAAACTACATACTTCAAAAGTTGCTATACCTAGTTCTCTATATATTTTTAAGTATTCATAATGATGATCTGCCCATCCTTCGCTTCCAGAAAAAGCAATAATTAGTGGAATTTTAGTCTTTGTTAATTTTTTTGGGAATTTGAGAACTCCATAAACTTGTTGTTCCTCTTGGGATTCTAAATTTTCAATAATGTCTTTAAAAGAAAATGGGTTGCTACTAGTAAAATAAATTGTATCTACCTTTGATAAAGTAAAAAAAGGTATTAAAATAAATGATTGATAAATATTCACTTAATAAATTTAATCATTAATTACATCGGTTTATTTATTCATTTTATTTATGTGAGTAATTATTTTTTGATTTTTAATATTATTAAAAATTTTTCTTATCCAAATGAGATGTTAAGTTTGATACAGTAAGATTAATTCAATCTCCATTTTTATTTTTTAGCAATGTATAATGAGACTATTCCAAAAGTTATTGGTATATGTTTACAGTCCTTAAAGCCAATTTTTTTCAGTTTCTTTAGGAATGTTTTTTTTGTATAAAACTCATTAACAGAATTTATTAAATATGTGTATGCCATTTTATCTTTAGATATTATTTTTCCTAAAAAAGGCAATACATATGTGAAATAGGTATTATAAATTTGTTTTATAGGAAATATTGATGGTTTTGATGGTTCAAGAATTAATAAGATACCATCTTTTTCTAAAACTCTGTGCATTTCTGACAAACCTAAATTGATATTTTGAAAGTTTCTAACTCCAAATCCTGAAGTAATCGCTTGAAATGAGTTGTTTTTAAATGGTAAGTTTTCAGCATCAGCTAATTGCAAGGATATTCTGTTTGATAATTTAAATTTTTTAATTTTTTTATTTCCGACTCCCAACATTTTATTTGATATATCAATACCCGTAATATTTGCATTAGTATATTTTGCTGCCATAATAGCAAGGTCAGCAGTTCCAGTAGCAATATCAAGTATTTTTTCAGGACTGTTATTGATGTATTTTATTAATTTTTTTCTCCATATATAATCCATTCGAAAAGATAATAGCTTATTCAGCAAGTCA
This region of Flavobacteriales bacterium TMED191 genomic DNA includes:
- the ubiE gene encoding bifunctional demethylmenaquinone methyltransferase/2-methoxy-6-polyprenyl-1,4-benzoquinol methylase UbiE; translation: MNNINPYNNSEKKKTQIINMFDNISQTYDLLNKLLSFRMDYIWRKKLIKYINNSPEKILDIATGTADLAIMAAKYTNANITGIDISNKMLGVGNKKIKKFKLSNRISLQLADAENLPFKNNSFQAITSGFGVRNFQNINLGLSEMHRVLEKDGILLILEPSKPSIFPIKQIYNTYFTYVLPFLGKIISKDKMAYTYLINSVNEFYTKKTFLKKLKKIGFKDCKHIPITFGIVSLYIAKK